The following proteins are encoded in a genomic region of Natrinema sp. DC36:
- a CDS encoding tyrosine-type recombinase/integrase, with translation MGDIDDFQSFDRRFQQQLDRIDEFHPKDQPYVKRFVRKCDGRVKTSSMAEYLGNLRLNARRLDQPLIDLDEDSFDEFIFELQHSPEYGRGDTPGFAAKTVQTYQFALKKFLTTIDSLVETDFSWAEDIELVTPDSTPVTEDDILTNEDIKALCDGANNLRDIALVEFLADTGARISLVGSLRVGDVDLKSDQATFTPNPNASGLKGAGIRPYPIIDAKATLRTYLHRVHPRPDRDDVAFFHKMEGHGNDLEGDDGSLAPQTIRNQLHRAAEKADLEKPVNPHNFRHSAITRMRREGYDRAEVEHRVHWTVDSNMWSTYEHISGEQHNDAIFEKVGLGDSDDGPSQERQPCGNCLEPIAPYHDYCPRCGDAVTPEAREATKEATAEGSQFIVDADGEDVQLGVSEILSALATNDVQVDTDTSE, from the coding sequence ATGGGTGACATTGACGATTTCCAGAGTTTCGATCGCCGGTTTCAGCAGCAACTCGATCGCATCGACGAGTTTCACCCCAAGGACCAGCCCTACGTCAAGCGATTCGTCCGGAAGTGCGACGGTCGAGTGAAGACCAGCAGCATGGCCGAATATCTGGGAAATCTCAGACTCAACGCGAGGCGCCTCGACCAACCGCTCATCGATCTCGACGAGGACAGCTTCGATGAGTTCATCTTCGAACTGCAACACTCGCCGGAGTATGGCCGAGGCGACACGCCCGGATTCGCCGCCAAGACCGTCCAGACATACCAGTTCGCGTTGAAGAAGTTCCTCACGACGATCGACAGCCTCGTCGAGACGGACTTTTCCTGGGCCGAAGACATCGAACTCGTCACCCCCGACTCGACGCCGGTCACCGAAGACGATATCCTGACGAATGAGGATATCAAAGCGCTGTGCGACGGCGCGAACAACCTCCGGGATATCGCACTGGTCGAGTTCCTCGCTGATACCGGAGCCCGCATCTCGCTCGTCGGTTCTCTGCGGGTCGGCGATGTCGATCTCAAGAGCGACCAGGCGACGTTCACACCGAACCCGAATGCGTCGGGGCTGAAGGGCGCGGGAATCCGCCCCTATCCGATCATCGACGCCAAGGCAACGCTGCGAACCTACCTCCATCGCGTCCACCCGCGCCCCGATCGTGACGATGTCGCCTTCTTCCACAAGATGGAGGGACACGGCAACGACCTCGAGGGAGACGATGGCTCGCTCGCCCCGCAGACCATCAGGAACCAACTCCACCGAGCAGCTGAGAAAGCCGATCTCGAGAAGCCGGTCAACCCCCATAACTTCCGCCACAGCGCGATCACGCGAATGCGTCGTGAAGGCTACGACCGTGCAGAGGTCGAACACCGGGTCCACTGGACGGTTGACTCCAATATGTGGAGTACGTACGAACACATCTCCGGCGAGCAACACAACGACGCTATCTTCGAGAAGGTTGGACTCGGAGACAGTGACGATGGGCCGTCGCAGGAACGCCAACCGTGTGGGAACTGCCTCGAGCCCATCGCGCCGTATCATGACTACTGCCCGCGGTGTGGCGATGCCGTGACTCCGGAGGCTCGTGAGGCCACGAAAGAAGCGACTGCCGAAGGCTCTCAGTTCATCGTTGACGCCGACGGGGAAGACGTCCAACTCGGTGTGAGTGAGATCCTGAGCGCGCTGGCCACGAACGACGTCCAGGTCGACACCGATACGTCGGAGTGA
- a CDS encoding HalOD1 output domain-containing protein, whose product MNRENTPAENPVAGTLSTAPNVKPCDEGRYRVECDFALDDPSHAVVAAIGTLTQTDPLELDPLYQAIDPDALNQMVSATREECQVSFEYADFDVTVDSTGAIIFEQPTGENV is encoded by the coding sequence GTGAACAGAGAAAATACCCCCGCCGAGAACCCCGTCGCTGGGACTCTGTCAACTGCTCCTAATGTCAAGCCATGTGATGAGGGGCGCTATCGTGTCGAATGCGATTTTGCTCTCGACGATCCGAGCCATGCTGTCGTCGCTGCAATCGGCACTCTCACCCAAACGGATCCACTAGAACTGGACCCATTGTATCAGGCTATCGACCCTGATGCTCTAAATCAGATGGTCTCCGCAACCCGAGAGGAGTGCCAAGTCTCTTTCGAATATGCCGACTTTGATGTAACAGTCGATAGTACCGGGGCCATTATCTTCGAACAGCCGACAGGGGAGAACGTGTGA
- a CDS encoding ribbon-helix-helix domain-containing protein gives MANTGITVPDELLEDFDDKVFELKAEGEIDRDASRSEVIRTLMEEWVEGNSKSDSTAAMVTAD, from the coding sequence ATGGCAAATACTGGGATCACTGTTCCCGACGAGCTGCTCGAGGACTTCGACGACAAGGTCTTCGAGCTGAAGGCGGAGGGAGAGATCGATCGCGACGCTTCGAGGAGTGAGGTCATCCGTACTCTCATGGAGGAATGGGTAGAGGGAAACTCGAAATCCGATTCGACGGCGGCGATGGTGACAGCTGACTAA
- a CDS encoding helix-turn-helix domain-containing protein, with translation MAIEASFTSTDDEFPLAEVFEKFPNSQVELDRVVPTNHAIIPYFWLQLGNDSEVSMDGINHPGLNDLKVVDKVGDEALIRIEWDLDYESVLKAILETGVSLISAIGKEDKWTFDVRGEDQQDISDFQSYCNECDIPLELVQLHALSPMHSGNEYDLTEAQREALTLAYARGYFDSPRDVSQDDVADELGITRQAFASRLRRGMRRLVSSTIIHSSPE, from the coding sequence ATGGCAATTGAGGCCTCGTTCACATCCACTGATGACGAGTTCCCCCTCGCGGAAGTCTTCGAGAAGTTCCCTAACTCCCAAGTGGAATTAGACCGCGTCGTTCCTACGAATCACGCAATAATTCCATACTTTTGGTTACAACTTGGCAACGACTCAGAGGTTTCTATGGATGGAATCAATCATCCCGGCCTCAACGATTTGAAAGTAGTTGATAAAGTTGGGGACGAGGCACTTATTCGGATTGAGTGGGATTTAGATTACGAGAGTGTCCTCAAAGCAATCCTCGAAACGGGTGTGTCACTCATATCAGCTATTGGGAAGGAGGATAAATGGACATTTGATGTCCGTGGTGAGGACCAGCAAGATATCTCGGATTTCCAATCATATTGCAATGAGTGTGATATTCCCCTTGAACTCGTCCAACTCCACGCGTTGTCCCCAATGCACTCGGGGAATGAGTACGACCTCACAGAGGCACAACGAGAAGCCTTGACACTCGCGTACGCTCGTGGCTACTTTGATTCTCCCCGGGATGTGTCCCAAGATGATGTCGCTGATGAACTTGGAATTACCCGCCAAGCATTCGCTTCGCGACTGCGACGGGGTATGAGACGGTTGGTTTCCAGTACTATTATCCATTCGTCGCCGGAATGA
- a CDS encoding AAA family ATPase yields MIESQWVFDDEYPTDILHRHEEKNSLSRLLEPAQHGERANDILIYGPSGVGKTATARQMLRDLRKRSTVSSALIECSGKTGNGILHEAIEKYPKGTMVHRNQPREDLVAMLEKIVDGPFIVVLDEADVIPDLDVLEDLLSVDGVSTIAITHQHVEWLNRIDRDLRARFHGDSQIEYRKYSTDELVDILEPRVEHGLTGDPTQDGHLERIADETGGVARWAIKTVLSAAELALERNHDYFHDEDVADAFGRAKQKIRKDNLRSLPLPHQRLYEIVRVLGPISGGEMREVYGKQKEAIFEGRGHDPVSWRQAWNYLSKMADYDLIRMPGDTNAKVYEATDEELEAPVGFDPGETTEVN; encoded by the coding sequence ATGATTGAATCGCAGTGGGTTTTCGACGACGAGTACCCGACCGATATTCTCCACCGGCACGAGGAGAAAAACTCGCTCTCTCGCTTACTCGAGCCGGCCCAACACGGCGAACGTGCCAACGACATCCTGATCTACGGCCCCAGCGGTGTCGGGAAGACGGCGACCGCTCGGCAGATGCTACGCGATCTCCGCAAGCGGTCCACGGTCAGCTCCGCACTGATCGAGTGCTCGGGCAAGACGGGGAACGGGATCCTTCACGAGGCGATCGAGAAATATCCGAAGGGAACGATGGTCCATCGAAACCAGCCACGGGAGGACCTCGTTGCGATGCTCGAGAAGATCGTCGATGGACCGTTTATCGTCGTGCTCGACGAGGCCGACGTGATCCCCGACCTGGACGTCCTCGAGGATCTGCTCTCCGTCGACGGCGTCTCGACCATCGCGATCACGCACCAGCACGTCGAGTGGCTCAACCGAATCGATCGCGATCTCCGCGCTCGCTTCCACGGCGACTCCCAGATCGAGTATCGGAAGTACAGTACTGACGAGCTCGTGGATATCCTCGAGCCCCGCGTCGAGCATGGCCTGACTGGAGATCCGACCCAGGATGGGCACCTCGAGCGGATCGCCGACGAGACCGGCGGCGTTGCTCGATGGGCGATTAAAACCGTGCTCTCCGCTGCAGAGCTGGCGCTCGAGCGTAATCACGACTACTTCCATGACGAGGACGTCGCGGATGCGTTCGGGCGGGCGAAGCAAAAGATACGGAAGGACAACCTTCGGAGTCTACCGCTGCCCCACCAGCGCCTCTACGAGATCGTCCGTGTTCTGGGGCCGATCTCCGGTGGTGAGATGCGCGAGGTCTACGGCAAGCAGAAAGAGGCGATCTTCGAAGGTCGCGGCCACGATCCGGTGAGTTGGCGGCAGGCATGGAACTACCTGAGCAAGATGGCCGACTACGATTTGATCAGGATGCCCGGAGACACGAACGCGAAGGTGTACGAAGCGACCGACGAAGAGTTAGAAGCGCCTGTCGGGTTTGATCCGGGAGAGACCACAGAAGTGAATTGA
- a CDS encoding GNAT family N-acetyltransferase: MEIREATDSDAAAIRSIAHDSLNSTYTAFLEEETIDEAIDQWYGDSLADEFADDRSLFLIIERDGDIAGFSQSELVGQQANTGHLLWLHVHPDHRGDATGVRLLVRTREALLEEGADGIQCFVLADNEGGNEFYRSHGFEQAGQREVEIGDETFTENVYVEADLEDDGGWGAIDEVTTDGETVYVSYGEGARGTRAPFYPTYKSEDRHDRYAWFCGNCDSIDNAMDAMGRIECNNCGNRRKATRWDASYL; this comes from the coding sequence ATGGAAATTCGTGAAGCAACTGACTCGGACGCTGCAGCGATTCGCTCGATCGCACACGACTCGCTCAACTCCACGTACACGGCATTTCTCGAGGAGGAGACCATCGACGAGGCAATCGACCAGTGGTACGGCGACTCGCTCGCCGACGAGTTCGCCGACGATCGCTCGCTCTTTCTGATCATCGAGCGCGACGGCGATATCGCCGGCTTCTCGCAGAGCGAACTGGTCGGCCAGCAGGCGAACACCGGCCACTTGCTCTGGCTGCACGTCCATCCCGACCACCGCGGCGACGCGACGGGCGTTCGTTTGTTGGTCCGCACTCGCGAAGCGTTACTCGAGGAAGGAGCGGACGGAATCCAATGCTTCGTTCTCGCGGACAACGAGGGCGGTAACGAGTTCTACCGATCCCACGGCTTCGAGCAGGCCGGCCAGCGCGAGGTCGAGATCGGCGACGAAACCTTCACCGAGAACGTCTACGTCGAGGCTGACCTCGAGGACGACGGCGGGTGGGGGGCGATCGACGAAGTCACGACGGACGGCGAGACGGTCTACGTGAGCTACGGGGAGGGCGCTCGCGGGACGAGAGCGCCGTTCTACCCGACCTACAAGAGCGAAGATCGTCACGACCGCTACGCCTGGTTCTGCGGGAACTGCGACTCGATCGATAACGCGATGGACGCGATGGGTCGGATCGAGTGCAACAACTGTGGCAACCGGCGCAAGGCGACCCGGTGGGACGCGTCGTACCTCTAG
- a CDS encoding response regulator has protein sequence MGNGSSEAVILLVEDNPGDVRLIEETFSDGNIENTLNAVTDGQSALDFIYQRGEYDDAPRPDIVLLDLNLPKVDGEDVLHEIKHHPELDHVPVVILTGMKEDLIESRDLDHDADEDAVLKKPVDPGEFVEVIRSFEQFQLAVMRVD, from the coding sequence ATGGGAAACGGGTCATCAGAGGCGGTAATACTGCTGGTAGAAGACAATCCTGGCGACGTTCGCCTCATCGAAGAAACCTTCTCAGACGGGAACATCGAAAACACACTCAACGCCGTCACTGATGGCCAGTCAGCACTCGACTTCATCTATCAACGTGGAGAGTACGACGACGCACCTCGACCAGACATTGTATTGCTCGATCTGAATCTGCCGAAGGTGGATGGTGAAGATGTTTTACACGAAATCAAACACCACCCCGAGTTGGATCATGTCCCAGTGGTCATCCTGACCGGGATGAAGGAAGACCTGATCGAGTCCCGTGACCTTGATCATGATGCAGACGAAGATGCAGTCCTCAAAAAGCCAGTTGACCCTGGCGAGTTCGTTGAGGTAATTCGATCGTTCGAGCAGTTTCAGTTAGCAGTTATGCGAGTGGACTGA
- a CDS encoding aminotransferase class I/II-fold pyridoxal phosphate-dependent enzyme: MTFELSDRVQTVPPSGIRRFFEIAEERDEVISLGVGEPDFAAPWAARDAAITSLEQGKTSYTANRGKRELREAIADYVADRFDLGYDPDEEIIVTAGASEAVDLAFRAFVNPGDTVAIAQPSYISYEPGVIFAGGEVLPVPTREEDDFRLTVEGLERAGAADADMLVLCYPNNPTGAIMPAEDLEPIAEFARENDLTVLSDEIYAELTYDGEHTSIATFEGMRERTIVFNGFSKAHAMTGLRLGYALGPADAIGAMNKIHQYTMLSAPTTAQYAALEALDSCANDVREMVDQYDRRRQFVLSRFREIGMDVFEAKGAFYCFPEVPEGFTAEEFAEAVLREQGVAVVPGDVFGGSGEGHLRVSYATGLEDLRRALNRIEAFVDEHA; the protein is encoded by the coding sequence ATGACGTTCGAACTGTCAGACCGGGTGCAGACGGTCCCGCCATCGGGCATTCGGCGCTTCTTCGAGATCGCCGAGGAACGCGACGAGGTCATCTCACTGGGCGTCGGCGAACCCGACTTCGCGGCACCGTGGGCGGCCCGCGACGCCGCTATCACGTCGCTCGAGCAGGGGAAGACCTCCTATACGGCGAACCGCGGCAAGCGCGAACTCCGCGAAGCGATCGCGGACTACGTCGCCGACCGCTTCGATCTGGGGTACGACCCCGACGAGGAGATCATCGTCACCGCCGGCGCGAGCGAGGCGGTCGACCTGGCCTTCCGGGCGTTCGTCAATCCCGGCGACACGGTCGCGATCGCCCAGCCGTCGTACATCTCGTACGAACCCGGCGTCATCTTCGCCGGCGGCGAGGTGCTTCCCGTCCCGACGAGAGAGGAAGACGACTTCCGGCTGACCGTCGAGGGCCTCGAACGAGCCGGCGCGGCCGACGCGGACATGCTGGTCCTCTGTTACCCGAACAACCCGACTGGCGCGATCATGCCCGCCGAGGACCTCGAGCCGATCGCCGAGTTCGCCCGCGAGAACGACCTGACGGTTCTCTCCGACGAGATTTACGCCGAGTTGACCTACGACGGCGAACACACCTCGATCGCGACCTTCGAGGGGATGCGCGAGCGAACCATCGTCTTCAACGGCTTCTCGAAGGCCCACGCGATGACCGGACTCCGATTGGGGTACGCGCTCGGCCCGGCCGACGCCATCGGCGCGATGAACAAGATCCACCAGTACACGATGCTGTCGGCCCCCACGACGGCCCAGTACGCCGCGCTCGAGGCCCTGGACTCCTGTGCGAACGACGTCCGGGAGATGGTCGACCAGTACGACCGCCGGCGGCAGTTCGTCCTCTCGCGCTTTCGCGAGATCGGCATGGACGTCTTCGAAGCCAAGGGCGCGTTCTACTGCTTCCCCGAGGTTCCCGAGGGGTTCACCGCGGAGGAGTTCGCCGAGGCCGTCCTGCGTGAACAGGGCGTGGCCGTCGTCCCCGGCGACGTCTTCGGCGGGAGCGGTGAGGGCCACCTCCGGGTTTCCTACGCGACCGGGCTCGAGGATCTCCGACGGGCGCTCAACCGGATCGAAGCGTTCGTCGATGAACACGCCTGA
- a CDS encoding ribbon-helix-helix protein, CopG family has protein sequence MASPGVSIPDEMIEEVDEIAYERSEPGDSVSRSEIIREAIDEYLERQDCRPDQANDDSVNGAQATN, from the coding sequence ATGGCATCTCCAGGGGTAAGCATCCCGGACGAAATGATCGAGGAGGTCGATGAGATAGCCTATGAGCGTAGCGAACCCGGCGATTCGGTAAGCCGCTCAGAAATCATTCGCGAGGCGATTGACGAATATCTTGAGCGACAAGACTGTCGGCCGGATCAGGCAAACGACGACTCGGTCAACGGAGCACAGGCTACGAACTAA
- a CDS encoding succinylglutamate desuccinylase/aspartoacylase family protein codes for MSDNATTSEPPDGADGSETMAEAFTYNGGRVDPGESANIRYGISETYLGDPVRIPVTVINGEHPGPTVFLSAAAHGDELNGIEVVREVAHDWDHSVLHGTLVCLPVMNVPGFLAQERYLPIYDRDLNRSFPGREGSTSARRMAHQIFTNFIEPCDLGIDFHTSTRGRTNMLHVRANMERSDVGRLAMAFSSNVIIAGEGPSGTLRREATEADIPTITVEMGEAHRFQRRLIDRALTGVASVLAEFGCHRKSSVHWPGWRTIIDDDNEKTWLRADAGGIVDMKRGRGALVEEGEVICTVTNPFKEEEDIVTVEAPFTGLIVGVLENPVVYPGNPLCHLVGLSPDTLTALERERTTESSRSDL; via the coding sequence ATGAGCGACAACGCGACGACGAGCGAGCCACCCGACGGAGCGGATGGATCCGAAACGATGGCCGAGGCCTTTACCTACAACGGTGGCCGGGTCGATCCCGGTGAATCGGCGAACATTCGCTACGGCATCAGCGAGACGTATCTCGGCGATCCCGTCAGGATCCCCGTCACGGTGATCAACGGCGAACATCCCGGGCCGACGGTCTTTCTCTCGGCGGCGGCCCACGGCGACGAACTCAACGGGATCGAGGTCGTTCGCGAAGTCGCCCACGACTGGGACCACTCCGTGCTCCACGGGACGCTGGTGTGCCTGCCGGTGATGAACGTTCCCGGCTTCCTCGCACAGGAGCGGTATCTGCCGATCTACGACCGGGACCTGAACCGATCGTTCCCCGGTCGGGAGGGGTCGACGAGTGCCAGACGGATGGCCCACCAGATCTTCACCAATTTCATCGAACCCTGTGACCTCGGGATCGACTTCCACACCTCCACGCGAGGGCGAACGAACATGCTCCACGTCCGGGCGAACATGGAACGATCGGACGTCGGCAGACTCGCCATGGCGTTCAGTTCCAACGTCATCATCGCCGGCGAGGGGCCGTCGGGGACGCTGCGCCGCGAGGCGACCGAAGCCGACATCCCGACGATTACCGTCGAAATGGGCGAGGCCCACCGGTTTCAGCGGCGGCTGATCGATCGTGCGCTCACCGGCGTCGCGAGCGTCCTCGCGGAGTTCGGTTGTCACCGGAAGTCCTCCGTTCACTGGCCCGGCTGGCGAACGATCATCGACGACGACAACGAGAAAACCTGGCTCCGCGCGGACGCCGGCGGTATCGTCGACATGAAACGCGGTCGCGGCGCGCTCGTCGAGGAGGGCGAGGTGATCTGTACGGTCACGAACCCGTTCAAAGAGGAGGAAGACATCGTCACGGTCGAGGCCCCCTTCACCGGCCTCATCGTCGGCGTCCTCGAGAATCCGGTCGTCTACCCGGGGAACCCGCTCTGTCACCTGGTCGGCCTCTCGCCGGACACGCTCACGGCCCTCGAGCGCGAGCGGACGACGGAGAGTTCGCGATCGGATCTCTGA